One Rosa chinensis cultivar Old Blush chromosome 5, RchiOBHm-V2, whole genome shotgun sequence genomic region harbors:
- the LOC112202656 gene encoding transmembrane 9 superfamily member 5, which translates to MGTEAFEMSLVLVLLTILTFSATSSATDHIYNVGDNVPLFVNKIGPLNNPSETYQYYDLPFCLPDPVIPKKESIGEVLCGDRLTNSLYQLNFRQNKNEERLCQKKLRVSEVRKFRDAILSDFYFQMYYDDLPLWGFVGKVEADSMSVSEKGTKYYLFTHLLFNALYNGNQVIEIRAFSDPEHVVDITEDVDIDIEFTYSVSWNATSTQFQNRMEKYSKASLLPVRQKIHWFSFINSVVIIVLLMGLLTLLIMRRLKNDLRKCSNGDEEEDKEVGWKYLHGDVFRHPSNIPLFCAVLGLGTQLLTMVCILFLLACFGVLYPYNRGALLTSLVFIYALTSMVAGYSAAAFHNQFSVTGWERSVLLTGILYLGPFFVMVSFLNTVAISYGATAALPFGTILVILIIYAFLAIPLLGLGGLIGYCIRSEFQAPCATKQIPREIPSLAWYRRTPCQMFIGGLLPFSAIALQLHHLYASMWGYKIYTLPGILFVTFIILIVLTAILTIGLTYIQLSVEDHEWWWRSVLCGGSTAIFMFAYSIYFYVRSNMTGFLQLSFFIGYNASICYAFFLMLGTISFRVSSVFVRHIYGAVKSE; encoded by the exons CGAGACCTATCAGTACTATGATTTGCCTTTCTGCCTTCCAG ATCCAGTAATTCCAAAGAAAGAATCCATTGGGGAAGTTTTGTGTGGTGATCGTTTGACCAACAGCTTATATCAGTTGAATTTCCGGCAGAACAAAAATGAGGAGAGACTGTGCCAGAAGAAGCTTAGAGTTTCTGAAGTTCGGAAGTTCAGGGATGCTATCCTTAGTGATTTTTACTTTCAGATGTATTATGATGATCTTCCACTGTGGGGATTTGTCGGGAAGGTTGAAGCTGATAGTATGAGTGTCAGTGAGAAGGGAACCAAGTATTATCTATTCACACACTTGCTGTTCAATGCTCTTTACAATGGAAACCAAGTAATAGAAATACGTGCTTTTAGTGATCCAGAGCATGTTGTTGATATAACAGAAGATGTTGATATTGACATTGAGTTCACTTATTCAGTTAGCTGGAATGCAACATCAACTCAATTTCAGAACAGGATGGAGAAATACTCAAAGGCTTCACTATTGCCAGTCCGCCAGAAAATTCATTGGTTCTCATTCATTAACTCGGTTGTAATCATTGTGCTTTTGATGGGATTGCTTACCTTGCTTATTATGCGACGCCTCAAGAATGACCTGAGAAA GTGCTcaaatggtgatgaagaagaagacaaagaaGTTGGTTGGAAATACCTTCATGGTGATGTTTTCAGACACCCTTCAAACATACCACTGTTTTGTGCCGTCTTGGGCTTGGGTACCCAGCTGCTTACCAT GGTGTGCATCTTATTTCTGTTAGCATGTTTTGGAGTCCTCTATCCCTACAATCGTGGAGCACTACTCACTTCTCTTGTCTTCATCTATGCTCTTACTTCTATGGTTGCCGGCTACAGTGCTGCTGCTTTTCACAATCAATTTTCTGTGACCGGATGG GAAAGGAGTGTTCTTCTAACAGGGATTCTCTACTTGGGCCCATTCTTCGTGATGGTGTCTTTCCTTAATACAGTAGCTATATCCTATGGGGCCACGGCTGCACTTCCTTTTGGAACCATCCTAGTGATTCTTATCATATATGCATTTCTTGCCATCCCATTGCTTGGTTTGGGTGGGCTGATTGGATACTGTATAAGGTCTGAATTTCAAGCGCCTTGTGCTACAAAGCAAATTCCAAGAGAGATTCCGTCATTAGCTTGGTATAGAAGAACTCCTTGTCAAATGTTTATTGGAGGTCTCTTGCCTTTTAGTGCAATTGCCCTTCAGTTACACCACCTGTATGCAAGCATGTGGGGCTACAAAATCTACACTCTTCCTGGAATTCTGTTTGTTACATTTATCATCCTCATCGTACTGACTGCAATCTTGACTATTGGTTTGACCTATATTCAACTTTCAGTTGAAGACCATGAGTGGTGGTGGAG GTCCGTGTTGTGTGGGGGATCTACGGCTATTTTCATGTTTGCCTATAGCATTTATTTCTACGTCAGATCAAACATGACCGGTTTCTTGCAACTATCCTTCTTTATTGGCTATAATGCTAGCATATGCTATGCATTCTTCTTGATGCTTGGTACAATTAGTTTCCGGGTTTCCTCGGTATTTGTTCGCCATATTTATGGTGCTGTTAAAAGTGAATGA
- the LOC112203801 gene encoding LOW QUALITY PROTEIN: cell division protein FtsZ homolog 2-2, chloroplastic (The sequence of the model RefSeq protein was modified relative to this genomic sequence to represent the inferred CDS: inserted 2 bases in 2 codons; deleted 1 base in 1 codon; substituted 1 base at 1 genomic stop codon): MQPQGHTHKVGIQLYVGMNSASESKAAIEDAIHGAYMVFIAAGMAGGTGTGGAPVVAKMAKSLGILTISIVTTPFTFXGRRRTIQALEGITALKKNVDTXIVIPNDKLLTEVSQLTPVNEAFNLADDVLQQGVRCISEVVTVPGLVNVDFADVRAIMKDAGSSLMGIGTGIGKARAAVAAFKAIDYLCXILVRATGIVWNITGGSDLSLSEVNSAAEPICDLVDPTVNLIFGTVIDQSLIRQVSITLIATGFRHHDETDQ, encoded by the exons ATGCAGCCTCAGGGACACACCCACAAG GTGGGAATCCAATTGTACGTTGGCATGAATTCTGCCAGTGAGAGCAAAGCGGCAATAGAGGATGCCATACATGGTGCATACATGGTCTTCATAGCA GCTGGAATGGCTGGAGGAACAGGCACAGGTGGGGCTCCTGTAGTTGCAAAAATGGCAAAGTCTCTGGGTATCTTGACTATTAGCATTGTCACGACACCATTCACCT GAGGAAGAAGGCGTACTATTCAAGCTCttgaaggaattacagctctgaaGAAAAATGTTGACA TAATTGTTATTCCTAATGACAAATTATTGACTGAAGTTTCACAGTTGACACCAGTAAATGAGGCGTTTAATTTAGCTGATGATGTTCTTCAGCAGGGTGTCCGTTGTATCTCTGAGGTAGTCACAG TTCCAGGTCTTGTCAATGTTGATTTTGCTGATGTAAGAGCTATCATGAAAGATGCTGGTTCC TCGCTTATGGGAATAGGTACCGGAATTG GGAAGGCGAGGGCCGCAGTTGCTGCATTCAAGGCCATAGATTACCTTTGTTAGATATTGGTAAGAGCTACTGGGATTGTTTGGAATATAACTGGTGGAAGTGACTTATCTTTATCTGAG GTGAATTCGGCAGCTGAG cCTATATGTGACCTTGTAGATCCCACTGTAAACTTAATATTTGGAACAGTGATAGATCAGTCACTAATTAGAcaa
- the LOC112202661 gene encoding uncharacterized protein LOC112202661 isoform X1 — protein MCLALVPLKTLGPCSRSTAQSSTLRYRMLSRPYAFGCVLRLRTSSEFKTGHSYGHFFPDPQYENVQHIICCDSYATYAYDFEFEATKEFSKHGSEPPIIQIAFQYTVVLPPEELTDSGLVSSVRGKHSLKRRLRIWTLQCGVAQNMNELYDSVDPEVVLSLLVHKVILASLEQGVREGGLLLHDWLVILTVQYNEAHKLVHYKNGSSVTVQIDVAFSQCPELQPLPRLVFALL, from the exons ATGTGCCTTGCACTTGTACCCCTGAAGACATTAGGACCATGTTCGAGAAGTACGGCACAGTCGTCGACGTTGAG GTACCGGATGCTAAGTCGACCATATGCTTTTGGCTGTGTACTGCGATTGAGGACATCATCTGAATTCAAAACTGGTCATTCT TATGGTCACTTCTTTCCAGATCCACAGTATGAGAATGTTCAACACATTATCTGTTGTGATTCTTACGCCACATATGCTTATGACTTTGAGTTTGAAGCTACCAAGGAATTTTCAAA ACATGGTTCAGAACCTCCTATTATACAGATTGCGTTTCAATACACAGTCGTTCTGCCTCCTGAGGAGCTCACGGATTCAGGATTGGTTTCCTCAGTTAG AGGCAAGCATTCTCTTAAACGACGATTAAGGATTTGGACTTTGCAATGTGGAGTCGCCCAAAACATGAATGAACTCTATGACAGTGTTGATCCTGAAGTGGTTCTCTCATTACTTGTTCACAAG GTTATATTAGCCTCCTTGGAGCAAGGGGTTCGGGAAGGAGGACTGTTATTGCACGATTGGCTTGTGATTCTGACAGTTCAATACAATGAAGCTCATAAACTTGTTCACTACAAGAACGGAAGTTCAGTGACTGTCCAAATTGATGTTGCATTCTCACAATGCCCCGAACTGCAGCCTTTACCCCGATTAGTTTTTGCATTGCTTTGA
- the LOC112202661 gene encoding uncharacterized protein LOC112202661 isoform X2, translating to MLSRPYAFGCVLRLRTSSEFKTGHSYGHFFPDPQYENVQHIICCDSYATYAYDFEFEATKEFSKHGSEPPIIQIAFQYTVVLPPEELTDSGLVSSVRGKHSLKRRLRIWTLQCGVAQNMNELYDSVDPEVVLSLLVHKVILASLEQGVREGGLLLHDWLVILTVQYNEAHKLVHYKNGSSVTVQIDVAFSQCPELQPLPRLVFALL from the exons ATGCTAAGTCGACCATATGCTTTTGGCTGTGTACTGCGATTGAGGACATCATCTGAATTCAAAACTGGTCATTCT TATGGTCACTTCTTTCCAGATCCACAGTATGAGAATGTTCAACACATTATCTGTTGTGATTCTTACGCCACATATGCTTATGACTTTGAGTTTGAAGCTACCAAGGAATTTTCAAA ACATGGTTCAGAACCTCCTATTATACAGATTGCGTTTCAATACACAGTCGTTCTGCCTCCTGAGGAGCTCACGGATTCAGGATTGGTTTCCTCAGTTAG AGGCAAGCATTCTCTTAAACGACGATTAAGGATTTGGACTTTGCAATGTGGAGTCGCCCAAAACATGAATGAACTCTATGACAGTGTTGATCCTGAAGTGGTTCTCTCATTACTTGTTCACAAG GTTATATTAGCCTCCTTGGAGCAAGGGGTTCGGGAAGGAGGACTGTTATTGCACGATTGGCTTGTGATTCTGACAGTTCAATACAATGAAGCTCATAAACTTGTTCACTACAAGAACGGAAGTTCAGTGACTGTCCAAATTGATGTTGCATTCTCACAATGCCCCGAACTGCAGCCTTTACCCCGATTAGTTTTTGCATTGCTTTGA